One region of Halohasta litchfieldiae genomic DNA includes:
- a CDS encoding cold-shock protein, whose product MAQGTVDFFNDTGGYGFIETDDADDDVFFHMEDVGGPDLEEGQDVEFDIEQSPKGPRAANVTRL is encoded by the coding sequence ATGGCGCAAGGAACCGTTGATTTCTTCAACGACACAGGCGGCTACGGATTTATCGAAACTGACGATGCTGACGACGACGTCTTCTTCCACATGGAAGACGTTGGCGGCCCGGACCTCGAGGAAGGTCAGGACGTCGAGTTCGACATTGAGCAGTCCCCGAAGGGTCCACGAGCGGCCAACGTCACCCGCCTTTAA
- a CDS encoding CAP domain-containing protein, with amino-acid sequence MIRVFDVLLRIVARMMLFYLVIIGLVATGGFAGYGPLAEDLSDEEVPFLTPSIEAISNLGSESPVDLDNQTVTQNATVADEQAVERLIHQKVNDERTAEGLDPLEADADLRRVARNHSADMIADGYVGHESPDGITPKDRLSAAGCSAGGENVAQSWIDRPVSVDGQRIVAENESELATHLVNQWMASPGHRENILRESFAEGGVGVLITDDNKVYATHNFCAGSGGGLF; translated from the coding sequence ATGATCCGCGTGTTCGACGTCCTGCTTCGCATCGTCGCTCGGATGATGCTGTTCTACCTCGTCATCATCGGCCTCGTTGCGACCGGCGGCTTTGCCGGGTACGGGCCGTTAGCAGAGGATTTATCGGACGAAGAGGTACCGTTTCTGACGCCCTCTATCGAGGCGATCAGTAATCTCGGCTCGGAGAGCCCGGTCGACCTCGACAACCAAACGGTCACACAGAACGCGACAGTAGCCGACGAGCAGGCGGTCGAACGACTGATACACCAGAAAGTCAACGACGAACGCACTGCCGAGGGGCTTGACCCCCTAGAGGCTGACGCCGACCTCCGGCGCGTTGCTCGCAACCACAGCGCAGATATGATCGCCGACGGCTACGTGGGCCACGAGAGTCCCGACGGCATAACCCCCAAAGATCGACTCTCGGCGGCGGGTTGTTCGGCTGGCGGCGAAAACGTTGCTCAGTCGTGGATCGATAGACCGGTCTCAGTCGACGGCCAGCGGATCGTCGCCGAAAACGAATCGGAGCTGGCAACCCATTTAGTCAACCAGTGGATGGCGTCGCCGGGCCACCGCGAGAACATCCTCCGAGAGTCGTTTGCCGAAGGCGGTGTCGGCGTGCTGATCACTGACGACAACAAAGTATATGCGACCCACAACTTCTGTGCAGGATCGGGGGGCGGCCTCTTTTAA
- a CDS encoding cobalamin B12-binding domain-containing protein, which produces MSADQTQRSTRCLVAKVGLDGHDRGAHVIARAFRDAGFEVIYSGLHRAPEEIVQAAVQEDVDVLGISILSGAHNTLVPKVIEGLKSYDAFEDTLILVGGIIPEDDKTELKELGVAEIFGPGTSTAETVEFVRKHAAPAE; this is translated from the coding sequence ATGAGCGCGGATCAGACACAGCGGTCGACCCGGTGTCTCGTCGCAAAGGTCGGGCTCGATGGCCACGACCGGGGGGCACATGTCATCGCCCGTGCGTTCCGGGATGCCGGCTTCGAGGTCATCTACTCGGGACTCCACCGAGCACCCGAGGAGATCGTTCAGGCCGCCGTCCAAGAGGACGTCGACGTCCTCGGCATCTCGATCCTCTCGGGGGCCCACAACACGCTGGTCCCGAAAGTCATCGAGGGGCTGAAATCCTACGACGCCTTCGAGGATACCCTGATTTTGGTCGGCGGCATCATCCCCGAGGACGACAAGACCGAGCTCAAGGAACTCGGCGTCGCCGAAATCTTTGGGCCGGGCACCTCGACGGCCGAAACCGTCGAATTCGTCCGTAAACACGCGGCTCCGGCGGAGTGA
- the meaB gene encoding methylmalonyl Co-A mutase-associated GTPase MeaB — MHDLSDEDAQLYEALLNGDHSALARVITKIENRTPGYRNLLAAIHDETGTASVVGITGSPGTGKSTLVDTLTKQYRDRGKTVGIIAVDPSSPYTGGSVLGDRIRMSSTAGDMDVFIRSMSARGRLGGLSMATADAVKALDAFGKDRIIVETVGAGQNEVDIVETAETVVVVVQPGSGDDVQLLKAGILEIGDLFVVNKADKDEAAGTVADLETMIHMDSSPTAGLSTGHHADPEPSEEAEPASTDDESWTPPVIETVATTGEGVDELRTTLADHRQYLADSGEGGSRRQQRAETEIKRLLRADLGEITEQILDSQGGVEPLAASVVRRETDPYSVVAQLVDPVETAVEEAVNEETVTETEK; from the coding sequence ATGCACGACCTCAGCGACGAGGACGCCCAACTGTACGAGGCACTCCTCAACGGCGACCACAGCGCCCTCGCACGAGTCATCACCAAGATCGAAAACCGGACGCCGGGCTATCGCAACCTCCTCGCAGCAATCCACGACGAAACCGGCACTGCCTCCGTGGTCGGCATCACCGGGAGCCCCGGCACCGGCAAGTCGACGCTGGTCGACACGCTCACCAAACAGTACCGCGACCGGGGCAAGACGGTCGGCATCATCGCGGTCGACCCCTCCTCGCCGTACACTGGGGGCTCAGTACTCGGCGACCGGATTCGGATGAGTTCGACCGCGGGCGATATGGACGTCTTCATCCGCTCGATGAGCGCCCGCGGTCGACTCGGTGGGCTCTCGATGGCGACCGCCGACGCGGTCAAAGCACTCGACGCCTTCGGCAAGGATCGAATCATCGTCGAAACCGTCGGCGCGGGCCAAAACGAGGTCGACATCGTCGAAACCGCCGAGACGGTCGTCGTCGTCGTCCAACCCGGCTCCGGCGACGACGTTCAGCTTTTGAAGGCGGGCATCCTCGAAATCGGAGACCTATTCGTCGTCAATAAGGCCGACAAGGACGAGGCTGCCGGAACAGTGGCGGATCTCGAAACGATGATTCATATGGATAGCTCGCCGACCGCGGGGCTCTCTACTGGTCACCATGCTGATCCGGAGCCGAGCGAGGAGGCCGAACCGGCGTCTACTGACGACGAAAGCTGGACCCCGCCAGTAATCGAAACAGTCGCCACCACCGGCGAGGGTGTCGACGAACTCCGAACAACGCTCGCTGACCACCGACAGTATCTTGCCGACTCCGGCGAGGGCGGGAGTCGACGCCAACAGCGGGCTGAAACCGAGATCAAACGCCTCCTCCGAGCCGATCTCGGTGAGATTACTGAACAAATTCTCGACTCACAGGGCGGGGTCGAACCGCTGGCGGCATCGGTTGTCCGGCGGGAAACCGATCCATACAGTGTCGTCGCACAACTCGTCGACCCCGTTGAAACAGCTGTCGAGGAAGCGGTGAACGAGGAGACTGTGACTGAGACTGAAAAGTAG
- a CDS encoding metal-dependent hydrolase — MNKRGHVLNAVLLSIGLGAVLQPTWDIATAEMILKLSVPVTLGALMPDVDTAFGKHRKTFHNLPMLAIFLAWPIYFGNLQYVWIGVATHYILDVVGSTRGIALWYPLLSQEYNLPVGIPVSSSRSDLVTVLVTGLEIGAFAGILYYVWPAATEYSTQVAAIIP, encoded by the coding sequence ATGAACAAACGAGGGCACGTGCTGAACGCGGTGTTGTTGAGTATCGGGCTGGGTGCGGTACTCCAGCCGACGTGGGATATCGCGACCGCCGAGATGATCCTGAAGCTATCGGTGCCAGTCACACTCGGGGCGCTAATGCCTGACGTCGACACTGCCTTCGGTAAACACCGAAAAACGTTCCACAACCTGCCGATGTTGGCGATCTTCCTCGCGTGGCCGATCTACTTCGGCAATCTCCAGTACGTCTGGATCGGCGTTGCGACCCACTACATCCTTGATGTCGTCGGGAGCACCCGTGGAATCGCGCTGTGGTATCCACTTCTGAGCCAAGAGTACAACCTCCCGGTCGGTATTCCGGTCTCCAGTAGCAGATCCGATCTCGTGACGGTGCTCGTTACTGGATTAGAAATCGGGGCGTTCGCCGGGATTTTGTACTATGTCTGGCCAGCCGCGACGGAGTACAGTACCCAAGTTGCTGCAATTATCCCCTAA
- a CDS encoding pyridoxal phosphate-dependent aminotransferase, giving the protein MNYETPQFFHVMQYAAAADRDVIDMVSGNPDWEPPEAIRDGLSEYAESDASEFQYPPSDGLKPLREEIAARRNVDPARVIVTNGTGEANYLGMARALERDAGEDCVLIDPVYPYYPGKVSMLGGETQLVDAARNGTLDVESTCEAIGPETGLIVLNTPNNPTGAVYDIDSIRAVVETAADHDALVVVDEVYDHFDFAGSFKSALTLDADNVIVTSGVSKSMAITGFRVGYAIFPQDLIEPAKTRHMLVNVTTSRPAQQAVYNAYRETGPDYYAAARDRLTDRVDSFTEALDRAGAEYTTPDGAFYVLARFDGFPGTMENVKTLIDEAGVAGMPGSTFGTARNDWLRFALVTPRATEAAERLAEYFAE; this is encoded by the coding sequence ATGAACTACGAGACGCCGCAGTTCTTCCACGTGATGCAGTATGCGGCGGCCGCCGACCGGGACGTGATCGATATGGTGAGTGGCAACCCCGACTGGGAGCCACCCGAAGCGATCCGTGATGGGCTCAGTGAGTACGCCGAAAGCGACGCCAGCGAGTTCCAGTATCCACCGAGTGACGGTCTCAAACCCTTGCGCGAGGAGATCGCCGCCCGGCGCAACGTCGACCCGGCCCGCGTGATCGTCACCAACGGCACCGGCGAGGCCAACTATCTCGGAATGGCCCGCGCACTCGAACGAGACGCAGGCGAGGACTGCGTCCTCATCGACCCCGTCTACCCCTACTATCCGGGCAAAGTTTCGATGCTCGGCGGCGAAACTCAACTGGTCGACGCGGCCCGCAATGGAACCCTCGATGTCGAGTCGACGTGTGAGGCAATCGGTCCAGAAACAGGGTTGATCGTGCTCAACACGCCCAACAATCCCACCGGTGCAGTGTACGACATCGACTCGATCAGAGCAGTCGTCGAGACCGCCGCCGATCACGATGCGCTGGTGGTCGTCGACGAGGTGTACGATCATTTCGACTTTGCTGGCTCCTTCAAGAGCGCACTCACATTGGATGCCGACAACGTGATCGTCACCAGCGGCGTCTCGAAATCGATGGCGATCACTGGCTTCCGTGTGGGATACGCCATCTTCCCACAGGATCTCATCGAGCCAGCCAAAACCCGCCACATGTTAGTCAATGTGACGACCAGCAGACCCGCCCAGCAGGCGGTATACAACGCCTACCGCGAGACAGGCCCCGACTACTACGCGGCGGCCCGCGACCGACTGACTGATCGCGTCGACTCGTTTACCGAGGCCCTCGATAGGGCGGGCGCGGAGTATACGACCCCGGATGGTGCATTCTACGTGTTGGCGCGGTTCGACGGCTTCCCCGGGACGATGGAGAACGTAAAGACGCTGATCGATGAGGCGGGCGTGGCGGGAATGCCGGGCTCTACGTTCGGAACCGCCCGAAACGACTGGCTCAGATTCGCGCTCGTAACACCCCGTGCGACCGAGGCCGCCGAGCGGTTGGCAGAGTACTTCGCCGAGTGA